The Dehalococcoidia bacterium genome includes the window GGCTCAAAGGAGAAGGTGAACATTACCACCAGGGCAATGACGAAAACCAGCAGGGGGAGCACCAGTTCCCGACTGCGCACCTCGATCAGGAGGTCTTTCCACACCAGGCCCCACAGCGCGCGGCCGAGCGCCTCCACGCTAGCCCCCTTGCACTCCCATAAGGCGACGGTAGGCGTCCTGGAATGTAGCGGCGTTGGCGCGGGAGTGGGGTTCGGCTAGGGCCACCCGCCCCCGATGCAAGGCCACTGCCTGGTGCCCCAACGCCAGACCCCACGCCACCTGATGGGTGGTTAAGACCACTGCCCCCCCATGCTCACAGTGCTCCCGTATCACCTGCTCCAGAGTGGCTACCGATGGGGCGTCCAACCCCGCCTCGGGCTCGTCCAGCAGGAGCACAGGGGGCTGGTGGAGCAGGGCACGGGCTAACCCCGCCCGCTTTTGCAGACCGTGGGAGAGGGTGCGCACCCGTTGGTGCAGGCGCTCCGTCAGCCCGAGGCGGTCGGCCAGGGTCTCAATACGCGCCGAAGGCCGCTGCAGACCAAACATGCGTGCATAGAACAGCAGGTTCTCCCACACCGTCAGATCCGCATACAGGAAGGGGTTGTGGGTCAGGACTCCCACGCGCCTTTGCACCTCCAGGGGGTGGGTGTGCAGGGGAAAGCCTGCCACCTGTGCCCAGCCCTCCGTTGGGCGGGCCAGGCCGGCCAGCACCTTCACTAATGTCGTCTTGCCCGAGCCGTTGGGGCCCAGCACGACCAACGTCTGCCCCCACTCCACAGCCAGGTTCACCTGGTGCAAAGCCAGGTAGGGGCCATAGGTGCGCGTCAGGCCGCGGACCTCCACAGCGAGCATAGAAGCGCGGTGCTCCTTTCTTGTAAGGAATCCTACTCCCCTCGTGGTGAGAGGGGCAATGGCGGGCGGGCCATATGCTAGGATAGACATGAAACCTGCCAGGGACGGATGGATGGTTGAAACGATTTTCATTGGGGTGGCGTGGCCCTATGCCAACGGACCCCTGCACCTGGGGCACATTGCGGGATGTTACCTTCCTGCTGATATCTTTGCCCGCTACCAGCGCCTGCGGGGCAACCGGGTGCTGATGGTCTCTGGCTCCGATCAGCACGGGACGCCCATCACCCTGCGCGCCGAGCAGGAGGGTCTCACCCCCCAGCAGGTGGTGGACAAGTATCACGCCCAGTTTCTACGGGATTGGGAGCGGTTGGGCATCTCCTTTGACCTCTACACCACCACAGGCACCGACAACCACCGGCAGGTGGTGCACGACCTGTTCCGCACCTTGCTGCACAAGGGGGTAATCTACCCAAGCACCCAACATCAGCCCTACTGTCCTACCGACCGACGCTTTCTGCCCGACCGTTATGTGGAGGGCACCTGCCCCTTCTGCCGCTATGAGCGGGCGCGGGGCGACCAGTGCGAGCGGTGTGGCAAACCTCTTAATCCCCAAGACCTCATCGGGATGCGCTGTCGCCTGTGCGGGCAGACGCCCCAGATACGGGAGACACGCCACTACTTCCTGCGCCTGTCGGACTTCCAGGGGCGCCTGTTGGATTGGGTGCGCACCAAAGAGAGCGTGTGGCGTCCCAATGTCTATAACTTCACTCTGCGCTTCCTGGAGGGGGGGCTCCAGGACCGCGCCATCACCCGCGACCTGGAATGGGGGGTGCCTGTACCTGTGGACGACCCCGACTTCCGCACCAAGCGCATCTATGTGTGGTTTGAGGCGGTGATCGGCTACCTGTCGGCAGCCAAGGAGTGGGCACTGCGGCGGGGGGAGGCAGAGGTGTGGCGGGAGTTCTGGCAGAACCCCGCCTGTCGCCACTACTACTTCATCGGCAAGGACAACATCCCCTTCCACACCGTCATCTGGCCGGCCATGTTGATGGCCTATGGCGATTGGACACCCGAGAAAGGGGGCGCCTACAACCTCCCCTACGATGTGCCGGCCAACGAGTTCCTGAACCTGGAGCGCCAGAAGTTCTCCACCTCCCAGAACTGGGCTGTGTGGGTGCCCGACGCGCTGGAGCGCTATGCCCCCGATGCCCTGCGCTACTGTTTGACGGCCATTATGCCCGAAACCGCGGACGCCGACTTCACCTGGCGGGAGTTCGTGCGGCGCACCAACGACGAACTTGTGGCTACCTACGGCAACCTGGTGCACCGTGTGGTGAGCCTGACGGTGCGCCATTGTGCAGGGCGGGTGCCCCAACCCACCTCCTGCACCCACGAGGATACAGCCTTGCAGGACTTGGCCCGGGCGACCCTGGGTAAGGTGGGGGAGGCGTTGGGGCTGTGCCGCTTTCGGGAGGCGCTAGGGCACGCTATGGCCCTGGCCCAGGAGGCCAACCGCTACTTAGACCAGACCGCCCCCTGGCGTCTGGTGCGGGAGGACCCCCAGAGGGCGTCCGCCGTGCTGTGGACGGCCTTGCTGGTGGTGTCGGCACTTAAGACCTGCATGGCCCCCTTCCTGCCCTTCTCGTCCCAGCGCTTGCACCACATGCTGGGGTGGAGCGGGCGGGTGGAGGACGCCGGCTGGCGGGTGCAGGAGCCGGTGCCCGGCCACCCCTTGGGCACACCTGAACCCTTGTTTGCCAAACTGGACGATCGCGTCGCCGAGGAGGAGGTGCAACGCCTCCTAGCCCAGCGCCGCGGACCCGCAGGATAGGAGGCGCATGACCCTCCGTTTCTATGAGCCCGTAGTGAAAGACCTGGAAGAGGTGCAGGAGCGGCTGCGCCGGCTGGCCCAGGAGGTGGACGATCCCCGCCTGACCCCCCTGTTCGCCCATCCTTTAGAGGTGCCGGGCAAGCGAGTGCGCCCCACCATTACCCTCCTGGCGGGGCGGCTCACCTCCCAGAACCCGGACAAGATCATCCTCATGGCGACGGCCGTGGAGCTGCTACACATCGCCACCCTGGTGCACGACGACACGGTGGACAACGCCGCCCTCCGCCGGGGGCGGGCGACCCTCTCCAAACTGTTCGGCCCCCAGGTGGCGGTGCTGGTGGGGGATTACCTGTTCGCCGCCTCGGCGGTGCTGGTCTGTCAAACAGGGCACCTGGGGGTGGTGCAGCGCTTCGCCGAAACGATCATGGACTTGGCCAGCGGGGAGTTGGAGGAGCACCTGTCCCGAGGCATTCCTACCCAGACTCGGGATCAGTATTATCGGCGCATCTATCGGAAGACTGCCTCCCTGTTCCGCACGGCAGCCGAGTCGGGGGCGATTCTGTGTGGTGCGCCCGAGGCGTGGGTGGAGGCTATGCGCAGGTATGGGTATGCCCTGGGCATGGCCTTCCAGATCGTGGACGACATCCTGGATGTGGACGGGGTGGGGGAGGAGGTGGGCAAGCCGGTGGGCAACGACCTGCGGGAGGGGGTATTGACCCTTCCCGCGCTTCTGTTGCTGGAGCGGTTCCCCCAGGGCAATCCCATCCTCTCCCTGTTGCGGGGGGAGGACACCGAGGCCAACCTGACCCGCGCCCTGGAGATGCTCCGCACCAGTGGGGTGCTCCAGGAGGCGATGCAAGTGGCGCGGGGGTTCTTGCGCCAGGCGGAGGAGGCCCTCGCTCCCCTGCCCCCCAGCGACAGCAAGGAGTGTCTGCTGGCCTTGGCCGACTATGTGGTGGGGAGGCGTAAGTAGGAGAGGACAGATGCGCTACCGGTTCCGACGGTTTGCCTTTGGGTTCCCCCTGGGGCCTTTCGGGTTCGGCCTCTACTTTGGTGCACGGCGATGGTTCGGTCCCCCCTTCCGTCCCTACCGACGGGAGGACTACCGCCGCTGGCTGGAGGAGTATCAGCGCGACCTCCAGGACTACCGCCAAAGCCTGCAGGAGGAACTCCAAGAGGTGGAGGCGGAGCTGCGCGAGGTGGCCGAGGAGCTGCAACGGCTGGGACGGGAGCCCTCCTAGCCCCGCCCCTGTTGCCTGGAGGTGGCGCGGGACCCCGGCGGGCTCCCGCGGCTTCTATTGCCCTCCCCTCGCCTCGGCTCCCATGCGTCGGGGCTTGTCCCTGCCACAGGCAGTAGTAGGTGGGGGATACCCCCGTAAGGGACCCCAGACACCATAGCCTCCCCGACGGCTTCACCGTACCGTCCACCCCCTCTTGACAAAAGTGGAACACCTGTTCTATCCTTTGGCCAGATAGGAAATAGAACTGATGTTCTCCCTCTGGGGGTGCTTGAGGGGAGACACCCCCGGAGGGCCTACAGGGGGGGTACCCATGCAGGACACGCCTCGACGCACAGGCAGACAACTGGGCCTACCGGGCGTCATGCCCCTCCCCCCCGTAGAGGTGGCCCGCCCCAGCACCCTTCGGCAAGGGCAAGAGGTGGTCTACATCGGCCGTGTGCCGGGTGGCCCTAGCCGAGGGGTGTGGGGGCGTGTCCAACGCCTGACCCCCCGAGGGGCGTGGGTGCACTTCGGTCCTGCTGGCTCCTGGCTGGTGCCTCACCACCTTTTGGGCATCCCCCGCCCCGTTGAGGTTTCCCCCTTCCCTGACACGGAGGGGGGCACACCGTGAACGCCCGCGCCCGCTACCAGGAAATCCGTTGCCGCACCGCCCTCAACCGGGTGGAAGGCATGGGCTTCCGCTGGTCGCTCAACCCCTACCGCGGGTGCGTCCACTCTTGCCACTACTGCTTTGCCCGCCGGTACCACGCCTTCCTGGACCTCTCGGCAGGGGAGGACTTCTCGGGCATCGTCTTCGTCAAGGTCAACATCCCCCAGGTGCTCCGCTGGGAGGTGTGGAGCCCCACCTGGCGCAAGGAGGAGGTGGTCATCGGCACCGCCACCGACCCCTACCAGCCCATAGAGGGGAAGTATCGTCTCACCCGCTCCTGCCTGGAGGTGCTCTGCCAGGTGGCTAACCCTATGAGCCTGGTGACCAAGGGCACCATGGTAGTGCGGGACACCGATGTGCTGGCCGACCTGTCCCGTCGGGCGGGGTGTAGCGTGTGCATCAGCGTGCCCACCCTGGACACCGCCATCTGGCGGCGGATGGAGCCGGGCACCCCCCCTCCGCAGAAGCGCCTGTGGGCGGTGGAGCGCCTGGCCCAAGCGGGGGTGCGGGCGGGTGTGCTCATCGCCCCCATCGTCCCGGGTCTTACCGATGGCCCCTTCCAGTTGGCCCAGGTGGTGCGGGCGGCCAAGGAGCACGGGGCGTCTTTCGTGGGGGCGTCCCTTCTGCGTCTCCAGAGTGGCGTGCGGGAGCATTTCCTCCAGTGGCTAGGGGGGGAGTTCCCCCACCTGCGCCCTATCTACCAGCGCCTCTACACAGGGGCCTATGTCCCCTGGCGGTTTCAGTCGGCCGTGTTGGCCCGGGTGGAGGGCCTCAAACAGCGCTACGGACTGGCAGAGCGCCCACAGCCCGGGGCATCGGCACCCCGCCAGTTGGCCTTTGCCCTTTAGCCTTTGGGGGCGAAGGTGCGCAACGCCTCACGCACCATCTCCCGGCTGGAGCCGTGGGCAAAAGCCAGGATGGGGAGGGTCACACCCGCCCCCCGGTAGGCCTCTAGCCCCTCCCGGCACTGGGCGGGCGTGCCCGCAAGGGCCAGGTCGTCCAACATGGTGTCGCTCACCAGGCGGGCAGCGCGCTCTCGGTCCCTGTGCTGCCACGCCTGGCGGATGGCCTCTGCCTCCTCCACATACCCGTAGCGCCGCACCAGGGTGTTGTAGTAGACCCCCATCCCTCCAATGTAGTAGGCCACATGGGCGCGAGCCAGGGCGCGTGCGCTGGCCCCATCGGCGGAGACTGCGGTGATGATGTAAGGGGCGATCTCAATGTGAGAGAGGGAGCGCCCCCGGGCGGCGGCCCCCTCCTCCAGGGGCTTCAGGTAGACCTCCCGAAAGCGGGAGCGGGACGGCAGGAAGGGGATGCACCCATCCGCCAGTTCGCCGGTCAGGCGGAGGTTCTGGGGCCCCATAGCGGCGATGAAGATGGGCAGGTGGGCACGCCGAGGGGTAAAGGCCAGGCGGAAGTTCTGCAGGCGGAACACGCGCCCTTGATAGTTCACCCGTTGCCCGCTCCAGATCAAGCGGAGAATTTCGACATATTCCCGTGTGCGCTCCAGAGGATGGTGGAAGGGGACACCGTGCCACTGCTCAATGACAATCTGCCCGCTGACACCCAGCCCCAAGATAAACCGCCCCCCCGACACTTCGTCCAAAGTGGCGGCGGCCATGCCGATGAGGGCGGGCGTACGGCTGTACACATTCACGATTCCCGCCCCCAACTGAATGCGTTGGGTCCCCAAAGCGAAATAGGCGAGGGAGGTGAACACCTCCCGTCCCCAGGACTCCCCCAGCCACACCGAATGGTAGCCCAACGCCTCCGCCTCCCGAATCAGGTCCAAAGAGGTGACCAGGTCGCTGTCCTCCTGTCGCGGGGTGATGCCTATCCGCTCCATAGCAAGCTCCTTCATCAAGTAGGATATGAGAGGCTCTGGTGCTCCCGGGTGCGTTGCAGGACCACGATGGCCTCCCGCCGGATGGAAAGCAACACCGTCCGCCCCGGGGTCAGGTCCAGGGGGAGGTAACTGTACGGGGGGAAGCGGGCCTCCACCACTGCCCCATTCTCCAATGCCACGCGCAGGGTGTGCACTTGGGGGCCGGGGCGATGCTCTACGATGCGCCCCGTAACCATGTTGTGGCGCACCGCCTCCGTTAGGGGACGGTCGGGGTAGAGAACCTTCACCTGGTGGGGACGAATGTACCCCGTTACAGTCTGTCCCGGGGGAAGGGGTTGGGGCAAGGCCTCTAACAGCAAACCATCCCAGTCCAGGGACAATCCCTCCGGCGTGGAGGCGACCACCTGCGCCGTAAACAGGTTGCCGATACCCAAGAGGCGCGCCACCGCGGCGTCCACAGGGGTGTGAAAGACCTCCTGCACCGGGCCGACCTGCACCACCCGCCCCTGGTGCATAACGGCCAGGCGATGCCCCACAGCGAAAGCGTCCTCTAGGTCGTGGGTCACCAACACCACCACCAACCCCAGGGTTTTTTGCAAAGCGACGAGTTCCCCACGCAGGCGCTCCCGCACGGGGAGGTCAAGGGCCGAGAAAGGCTCGTCCAAGAGCAATACCTGGGGCTGCACTGCCAGCGCTCGCGCCAGGGCCACCCGCTGTTGCTGTCCCCCGGACAACTCCCAGGGGTAGCGGTCCGCAAGGTGCTCCAGATGCATGTGCTTCAGGAGGGCCAGAGCCTGCAAGCGCCCCTCACCCCCCCGCAGAGGATAAGCCACATTCTCCAGCGCCGTCATGTGGGGGAACAGGGCATAGTCTTGGAACACATAGCCGATGCGCCGCAGGCGTGGGGGCACCCAGATAGCGGGGCCAGGCCGCCCGCGGCGGAAGAGGGTGCGCCCATTCAGGACAATCTCCCCCGCATCGGGGCGCGTGAGCCCCGCAATGGTGTGGAGGGTCTGGGTCTTGCCGGCGCCTGAGGGGCCGAACAGCACCAGCACCTCCTGCCCCACCTGCAGGGTGACCTGTAAGACAAAGTCCCCCAGGCGCTTTTCTATGTCCACCAGCAACCGAGCGTCCATGCCGTGCACCCTACCGGCGGCCGGGGGTGGGGCGCTGGGCCTCCATCCTCCGCACCACCCACAGCCCCAGCAAGGATATCCCCGTGAGGAGGAGCACCATCTGATTGGCCAGAGCGTAGTCGCTGTTCTGGACGGCGTCGTAGACGGCTAAGGGGAGGGTTTGGGTGCGCCCTGGGATGCTCCCGGCCACCATTAGGGTCGCCCCGAAGTCTCCCAAGGCCCGTGCCGAGCCTAAAAGGATGCCTGCCAAGATGCCCCGCCGTGCCAAGGGCAGGGTGATACGCCACAGCACCTCCCACTCCCGGGAGCCCAGGGTGCGGGCGACCTGCTCCAGGGCGGGGTCCACACTGGCGATGGCGGCACGGGACGCCTGCACCATGAGGGGGAGGCCCATGACCGCCGAGGCTACCGCCGCCGCCCACCAAGTGAAGACGATGTCTACCCCCAGCCACTCCTTGAGGGGGCTCCCCCTCCCTAAAGCGATGAGGAGGTAGTAGCCCACTACTGTCGGGGGCAGCACCAGAGGGAGGGTTACCACAAGTTCTACTAGTGTGCGCCCAGGAAACCGCAGGCGCGCCAACACCAGGGCTAGTCCCAATCCCACCACGAAGATGATCAGGGAGGCGAGGGCCGTCACTCGCAGGGAGAGGAGGAGGGCATCACTCACGGCGCCTCCCCCAGGGGTGGTCTCACAACAGTCCCCCTAGCGGGCGAACTCAATTTTGCGGAAGGCCTCGGCATAGGGCACCTCCACGCGTTGCCCGTTCAGGCGCGCCCACTCCTTCACCCGTTCTGCCACGGCGTTGAAGTCGCTGAACTGGCTCTTGTGGCAGGCGAGGGCTCGCAGTTTGGTCTCTAAGGTGTCAGTGATGTCGCTAAACACATCGGGCTGGTCCGGCCCCCAGAACAGCACGGCCCCTACCTTATGGGTATCCAGGCCCTCCAGCAGGTGCTCGGGGTAGTAGAGGTGGTCGCGACAGTAGGGGTAGCAGGCGTCCATGGCCACGAGGCCGGCAATGCGGTGATCCCGGTGGGAGAAGCGGAGGCGGGGGAACGGCTCGGAGGTAAGCACCACATCGGGCTTGACGCGGCGGATTTCCCGTACCACCTTGCCCCGAAACTCCTTCGTATCCTCCAGGCCCCCGTCGGGGTAGCGGAGGAACACCACCTCCCTTACTCCCAGCATCCGTGCCGCTTCTATCTGCTCTGCCTCGCGGATGGCGGCCAGGCGCTCGGGGGTGAGGGAGCGGTCACTGGTGCCACTGTCGCCGCTGGTGGCCAGCACATAGACGATGTGGGCCCCCTCCCGTGCCCACCGAGCCACCGTGCCGGCGCACCCGAACTCGGCGTCATCCGGGTGGGCGAATACCACCAGAACCCGTTCGGGCGTGGGCAAGGCGTTGAGCATAGGCATCTCCCTCCCGTGGGGAGCTCTCGGGCGCGGCTCTAACTCCGGAATAATCGCCATCACCCCGCCTGCCCCCAAAGGGCGCTTTCTGTCATGCTATACTACCAGGGATGGCTTCCCCATGTGCATTGGCCGGCGGGAAGGAGAGGCACTATGGCCGTTGCCCCATCCCTGACGGAGCGGTTGGTAGACCGTGCCCTTGCGGTGCGCTGGGAGAAGGTGCCTCCCCAGGCCCAGGAGCGCGTCAAGCACCTCTTTCTGGATTTTTTGGGTGTGGCTCTAGGGGGTAGGGGATTGGCCGACTCCACGCCTGCCGTTCGGCGGGCTGGGCAGGCCTTGGCCAAAGGGGCGCGGGGAACCTGCACCGTGGTGGGGGAGAACCGCCGGTATCCGCCTCCTGTGGCGGCCTTCCTCAATGCCACCTTCGCCCATAGCTTGGACTTTGACGACACCCATCGGGAATCCATCATCCATCCCGGGGCGCCCATCTTTGCCACCCTGCTCGCTTTGGCCGAGGTGCACCACACCTCGGGGAAGGTGTTCCTGGAAGCGGCCCTGGCGGGGTATGAGGTTACCTGCCGCATCGGGATAGCCCACGGGGAGGCGGTGCATCGGCGGGGCTTCCATCCCACAGCCACCACGGGGGTTTTCGGTGCCGTGGCGGCGGGGGCGCACCTGTTGGGCCTGTCCCCAGAGGCGACCTTGGACGCCCTAGGCTTGGCAGGGAGTATGGCCAGCGGCTCCCTGCAGTTCATCGCCACTGGGGGGTGGAACAAGCGGGTGCATGTGGGGCTGGCCGCCCACAACGCCCTGTATGCCCTCACCCTGGCCCAGAGCGGGGTTCGGGGGGCACGCCAGCCCCTGGAAGGCACCTATGGCTACCTCCGCGCCTACGGCGACGGGACGGTGGACATGACCCGCGCCAGCCTGGGGGACGGGGACTGGCAGGTTTTACACACCGCCGTGAAACCCTATCCCTCGTGCCGCTACAATCACGCTGTCATTGACGCCATTGTGGACTTGGCTCGGCGTTACGAGATTGACCCCGCCGAGGTGAGGCGCATCCGCGTAGTCCTGCCCCCGGTAGGGCATGCCCTGGTGGCAGTCCCGCCCGAGCAAAAGCGTCGCCCCCACACCAGTGTGGAGGGTCAGTTTAGCGTCTACTTCGCCGCCGCGGTCGCCCTGCTGCAGAAGGGCTTGACCTGGGGCAGTTACCAGCGCCTGCACGACCCCCAGGTGCAGGCCCTGATGGAGCGCGTCTGTGCCGAGGCCGACGCCACTGTGGAGGGGATGGGGGCGCGGGTAACCCTGGAGGGATACGCCGGCCAGCGGTGGGAGACCAGCATACGCTACCCGCGGGGCGAGCCGGAAAACCCCCTTCCCTGGCCCCACCTGGTGGGGAAGTTCCTGGACCTGGCGTGCACGGTGCTCCCTCGGGAGCATGCGGACCGCCTTCTGGACAGGGTGTCCACTGTGGAGATGGAGGCGGATATGGCCTCCCTTATCTGTCTGTTGCGTCCTGCTTAACGCCTATGCTCCTCACCGGCTATCGCATTCTGGACTTGACAGACCAGTGGGGGATGCTGGCGGGGCGGATGTTGGCCGATATGGGTGCCCAGGTCATCGCCGTGGAGCCGCCGGGGGGCAATCCCGCCCGCCGTCTGCCCCCCTTTTGGAAAGATGACATAACTTGTAGCCTGTTCTGGGAGGCCTATGCGGGGGGCAAGAAGAGCATCACCCTAGACCTGACCCATCCCGACGGGCGGGAGGTGTTCCTGCGCCTTCTGGCCGTGAGTGATGCCCTGCTGGAGACCTTTCCTCCTGGAACGCTGGCCCGCTGGGGTTTGGATCACGAGACCCTGCGCCGAGCCAATCCCACTCTGGTGCACACCTCCATCACCCCGTTCGGTCAAACGGGCCCGTATGCCCACTGGAAGGCCACCGATTTGACTATCCAGGCGATGGGGGGGTTGGCCTATGTAACGGGGGACGCCGACCGCCCCCCGGTGCGCATCTCCTTTCCCCAGGCGTGGGTGCTGGCGGGCATCAGCGGGGCCCTGGGGACGATGCTGGCCCTCTTCCACCGCACACGTACCGGGCAGGGCCAGCAGGTAGACCTCTCGGCCCAGCACGCCGTCGCCCGCACCATGGACCGCCTGATCCCTTTCGTGGACTTGCTGGGAGAGGTGCTGGAACGCCACGGCCACTGGGGGCGCCCCGGCGGTGGCCCCTTGCGTCCATCCCTGTGGCCATGTCGGGATGGGTGGGTGTGCGTGCTTATGGTGGGGGGTGGTGTGGGCGCCAAACATATGCAGGGCCTGCTGGCCTGGATGGAGGAGGAGGGCTTCGACCCTGGCCCCCTGAAGGACATGGGGGAGGTGGACTTTGGCTTCAGTCGGGCCGCCATGATACCGGTTGTGGCGGAGGTGCTGGGGCGCTTCCTGGCGCCCAAAACCAAAGCCGAGATTTGGGAGCAGGCCCAGCGCCGGCGTCTCCTGATGGCCCCCGTCTCCACCCCTGGTGAGGCGGCCCAGGTGGCCCTGCGCATCGCTCCCGACTTCTTCCGCAAGGAGGTGGCACCCGACGGGGCGGTGCGGGCAACGGTGGGGCCGTTTGTGCCTCTGGAGGGGGGCAATCCCCGCCGCGCCCCCGCCCTGGGGGAGCATCAGCGGGAGGTGCTGGTGGATATGCTGGGGTATACCCCGGCCGAAGCGATTGTTTTACGGCGGGTTGGAGCGTTAGGCTGAAGGGCGCCATCGCCCCTCATACCCCGAAGGAGCACAGCGTCCATGCGTCATCGCATCCGCCCTGATCCGATGCGCAACCCCAATCCCCACCTGCCCCTGGCAGGGGTGCGCATCGTGGACTTCACCTGGGTGGCGGCGGGGCCAGCCACGACCCGCTATTTCGCCGACTTCGGAGCCACTGTCCTGCGCATAGAGACCAGCGTCTATCCCGACCCTTGGCGCAACTCCGCCCCCTTTGCCGGCAACACGCCCGGCCCCAACCGCTCCGGGGCTTTCGCCCTGGTGAACGCTGGTAAGCGGAGCCTGACCCTGAACATGCGCACGGCCGAGGGGGTGGGCTTGGCGCGCCGGCTCATCCTGGAATGGGCCGATGCGGTGGTGGACAACTTTACCGCGGGCGTGTTGGAGCGCTGGGGGCTGGGGTACGATGTGCTCTCCAGGGAGCGGCCGGATCTGGTTATGCTCTCCATGTCCACCTTCGGGCGGGGTAATCCGTTGGAGAGCCTGCCCGGTTTCGGCCCCCTCATCACGGCCCTGGTGGGCATCACCAACCTGGCGGGCTGGCCCGACAGCACCCCGGTGCCTCCCGGCCCCTCGGCCACCTATACCGATTTCATCGTCCCCCGGCAGGCGGCCACCGCGCTTATTGCCGCTTTGGATTATCGGGAGCGTACGGGGCGGGGGGTGTATATCCCCCTCTCCCAGTTCCTGGCTTCCCTGCACCTGTTGGCACCCCTGATACTGGACGCCCTAGAGAGCGGACGGCAGGCCCAGCGCCAAGGCAACCGGGATACGGGGTGTGTGCCCCACGGATGCTTTCCCTGCGCCGACGGGGAGTGGGTAGCCATCGCCGTGGAAACGGATGCCCACTGGCGTGCCTTGCGCCAGGTGATGGGGTGCCCTGCGTGGGCAGACGACCCGTGGTTGGACACTGTGCTCGGGCGCAAGGCCCGGGAGGATATGCTGGAGGCCCATCTGGCCCAGTGGACACGGCAATATCCCAGCCAGGTGCTGGTCCAGCGCTTGCAGGAGGCTGGGGTGCCGGCAGGGGTGTGCCACTCGGCGCGGGGCCTGCTCCACGACCCCCAAATGGCCCACCGGGGTGCCTATCCCGAGCTGGAACATCCCGAGATAGGCAAGCATCGGGTGGATGCCCCCGAGATGCTTCTTTCAGCTACCCCGGGCCGTCCTGTGCGTCCTGCCCCCCTCCTGGGGCAGGACACCCTGCTGGTGCTGCGGGAGGTGCTGGGGCTCACGGTGGAGGAGGTGGACGCCTTGCGAGAGAAAGGGGTGTTGCAATAGTTACCACAAGGAATTTGATGACCACTATTGGGTGTAGAGAGGCTAATTCTAGCGACAAAACTTCTGTTTGACGCGGGTGAAAACGCGTTGTCAGCCGTTATACGGAAAATAATCGGCTCAAAACGATACAGGATACACTTGACAATCCTTGCAGAAGGGTTATATTCTTATTTTCTGCTACCATGCCTCTTGCTGTAACCCCTTATCGTGGCCTCACCATCACCGTCAGAGTCCGCCCTGCCTAGGTGAGTTGCGCGCCGGACGAGGAGTGTGAGCATGGCTCTTGCCCGTCGGGGTCTTCCTGTTCGCTCATTTGCCCGCCTGCAACCGCCCCTGGAGGTGCCGGATCTGCTGGCTATCCAGCGGGAGTCGTACCAATGGTTCCTGCGGGAGGGCATCCGTGAGGTGCTGGAGGAGTTCAGCCCTATAGAGGACTTCACGGGCACCCGTTACGCCCTCTATTTTGACGACTACGCCATCGGGGAACCGACCTACACGGAGGCCCAATGCCGGGAGGAGGGGCACACCTACCAGGCCCCCCTGACCATTCGGGCCCGCCTGGTGCACCGCCAAACGGATGTGGAACTGGAGCAGACCCTTAAGTTCGGTGAAATCCCCATTATGACCCCCCGGGGCACCTTCATTATCAACGGGGCCGAGCGGGTGGTGGTGACCCAACTGGTCCGCTCCCCCGGGGCCTACTTCAACCTGGAGCCAGACCCCACCACGGGCCGCCGCCTGGGTGTGGGGAAGATCATCCCCACC containing:
- the ccmA gene encoding heme ABC exporter ATP-binding protein CcmA, yielding MLAVEVRGLTRTYGPYLALHQVNLAVEWGQTLVVLGPNGSGKTTLVKVLAGLARPTEGWAQVAGFPLHTHPLEVQRRVGVLTHNPFLYADLTVWENLLFYARMFGLQRPSARIETLADRLGLTERLHQRVRTLSHGLQKRAGLARALLHQPPVLLLDEPEAGLDAPSVATLEQVIREHCEHGGAVVLTTHQVAWGLALGHQAVALHRGRVALAEPHSRANAATFQDAYRRLMGVQGG
- the metG gene encoding methionine--tRNA ligase, whose amino-acid sequence is MVETIFIGVAWPYANGPLHLGHIAGCYLPADIFARYQRLRGNRVLMVSGSDQHGTPITLRAEQEGLTPQQVVDKYHAQFLRDWERLGISFDLYTTTGTDNHRQVVHDLFRTLLHKGVIYPSTQHQPYCPTDRRFLPDRYVEGTCPFCRYERARGDQCERCGKPLNPQDLIGMRCRLCGQTPQIRETRHYFLRLSDFQGRLLDWVRTKESVWRPNVYNFTLRFLEGGLQDRAITRDLEWGVPVPVDDPDFRTKRIYVWFEAVIGYLSAAKEWALRRGEAEVWREFWQNPACRHYYFIGKDNIPFHTVIWPAMLMAYGDWTPEKGGAYNLPYDVPANEFLNLERQKFSTSQNWAVWVPDALERYAPDALRYCLTAIMPETADADFTWREFVRRTNDELVATYGNLVHRVVSLTVRHCAGRVPQPTSCTHEDTALQDLARATLGKVGEALGLCRFREALGHAMALAQEANRYLDQTAPWRLVREDPQRASAVLWTALLVVSALKTCMAPFLPFSSQRLHHMLGWSGRVEDAGWRVQEPVPGHPLGTPEPLFAKLDDRVAEEEVQRLLAQRRGPAG
- a CDS encoding polyprenyl synthetase family protein; its protein translation is MTLRFYEPVVKDLEEVQERLRRLAQEVDDPRLTPLFAHPLEVPGKRVRPTITLLAGRLTSQNPDKIILMATAVELLHIATLVHDDTVDNAALRRGRATLSKLFGPQVAVLVGDYLFAASAVLVCQTGHLGVVQRFAETIMDLASGELEEHLSRGIPTQTRDQYYRRIYRKTASLFRTAAESGAILCGAPEAWVEAMRRYGYALGMAFQIVDDILDVDGVGEEVGKPVGNDLREGVLTLPALLLLERFPQGNPILSLLRGEDTEANLTRALEMLRTSGVLQEAMQVARGFLRQAEEALAPLPPSDSKECLLALADYVVGRRK
- a CDS encoding radical SAM protein, translating into MNARARYQEIRCRTALNRVEGMGFRWSLNPYRGCVHSCHYCFARRYHAFLDLSAGEDFSGIVFVKVNIPQVLRWEVWSPTWRKEEVVIGTATDPYQPIEGKYRLTRSCLEVLCQVANPMSLVTKGTMVVRDTDVLADLSRRAGCSVCISVPTLDTAIWRRMEPGTPPPQKRLWAVERLAQAGVRAGVLIAPIVPGLTDGPFQLAQVVRAAKEHGASFVGASLLRLQSGVREHFLQWLGGEFPHLRPIYQRLYTGAYVPWRFQSAVLARVEGLKQRYGLAERPQPGASAPRQLAFAL
- a CDS encoding LLM class flavin-dependent oxidoreductase produces the protein MERIGITPRQEDSDLVTSLDLIREAEALGYHSVWLGESWGREVFTSLAYFALGTQRIQLGAGIVNVYSRTPALIGMAAATLDEVSGGRFILGLGVSGQIVIEQWHGVPFHHPLERTREYVEILRLIWSGQRVNYQGRVFRLQNFRLAFTPRRAHLPIFIAAMGPQNLRLTGELADGCIPFLPSRSRFREVYLKPLEEGAAARGRSLSHIEIAPYIITAVSADGASARALARAHVAYYIGGMGVYYNTLVRRYGYVEEAEAIRQAWQHRDRERAARLVSDTMLDDLALAGTPAQCREGLEAYRGAGVTLPILAFAHGSSREMVREALRTFAPKG